One genomic region from bacterium encodes:
- a CDS encoding ABC transporter ATP-binding protein, with translation MTPDFTNTNLPDIIELKNINTSYDGGQSYIIKDFNLLIEDIPDKGEFVVILGKSGCGKTTILNYIAGLRQPTSGEVLIHGRERDQSVPISVIFQEPSTLEHYTVLKNVMLPLLYKGVPKVEAADRAMTMIKAVGLEGHEHKYAKFGKLSGGQLQRVVIARGLIANPGIILMDEPNRGLDNETALQIDLLISDLWQRLQSTVILVTHNLDQAVFLGTDIYIMGGKPARIVESFKVTLPWPRTREMKRSKPFLDLAVEIESQLYNL, from the coding sequence ATGACTCCAGACTTCACCAACACCAATCTGCCCGATATCATCGAACTGAAAAATATCAACACCAGTTACGACGGGGGCCAAAGCTATATCATCAAGGATTTCAACTTGCTGATCGAGGACATCCCCGACAAGGGTGAGTTTGTCGTCATCCTTGGCAAATCCGGATGCGGCAAGACCACTATCCTCAATTACATCGCCGGGTTGAGACAACCCACCTCAGGTGAGGTGCTCATCCACGGCCGCGAACGCGACCAGTCGGTGCCGATCAGCGTGATCTTCCAGGAGCCCAGCACCCTCGAACATTATACCGTGCTCAAAAATGTCATGCTCCCCCTCCTCTATAAGGGGGTGCCCAAAGTGGAAGCGGCCGATCGCGCCATGACCATGATCAAGGCGGTCGGCCTCGAAGGCCACGAGCACAAGTATGCCAAGTTCGGCAAGCTGTCGGGAGGGCAGCTGCAGCGCGTTGTCATCGCCCGCGGCCTCATCGCCAATCCCGGCATCATTCTCATGGACGAGCCCAACCGCGGCCTCGATAATGAGACCGCCCTGCAGATCGACCTGCTGATTAGCGACCTCTGGCAGCGTCTGCAATCCACCGTCATCCTCGTCACCCACAATCTCGACCAGGCCGTCTTTCTCGGGACCGATATCTATATCATGGGCGGTAAGCCGGCACGGATAGTCGAGTCGTTCAAAGTCACCCTGCCCTGGCCGCGCACCCGTGAGATGAAACGCAGCAAGCCCTTTCTCGATCTCGCCGTGGAGATCGAATCGCAGCTCTACAAT
- a CDS encoding ABC transporter permease subunit: MSSPLYELRGELPKSQKIQIAILGAAVIILIWWLAVRLGLFNPNIIPSPFAIVGSIPELISRDGLFHHLGLTIFMNVASWLEGAAIALPIGFAIGLFPLLNALFGGYITATRYIPLTATIVLFMAAFGLYMLMKIQFLTFAILVYLITAVITRIQETPQVYVDAVQTLGANKWQTIKTVFIPNVLSRVFTDFINIVAISWTYAVYVELINKQEGGIGALIYNLYMRQNQVEKLYMLILIMVGVGFCFDQLMRFIDRKIFPFKYA; the protein is encoded by the coding sequence ATGTCATCTCCTTTGTATGAGCTGCGCGGCGAGCTGCCCAAGAGTCAGAAAATCCAGATCGCCATCCTCGGCGCCGCGGTGATCATCCTAATCTGGTGGCTGGCCGTCAGGCTGGGCTTGTTCAATCCGAATATTATCCCTTCGCCCTTCGCCATCGTCGGCTCCATCCCCGAGCTGATCAGCCGCGACGGTCTTTTCCACCATCTCGGCTTGACCATATTCATGAACGTCGCCAGCTGGCTGGAGGGGGCTGCCATCGCCCTGCCGATCGGATTCGCCATCGGCCTCTTTCCGCTATTGAATGCCCTCTTTGGCGGCTATATCACCGCAACGCGCTACATTCCCCTGACCGCGACGATCGTCCTCTTCATGGCCGCTTTTGGGCTTTACATGCTCATGAAGATACAGTTTTTGACCTTCGCCATCCTGGTCTACCTTATCACTGCCGTCATTACGCGCATCCAGGAGACCCCCCAGGTCTATGTGGATGCCGTACAGACACTCGGCGCGAACAAATGGCAGACCATCAAGACCGTTTTCATCCCGAACGTTCTCTCCCGGGTCTTCACCGATTTCATCAACATCGTCGCTATCAGCTGGACTTATGCCGTCTATGTGGAACTGATCAACAAACAGGAGGGCGGTATCGGCGCGCTGATTTACAACCTCTACATGCGTCAGAACCAGGTCGAAAAACTCTATATGCTCATTTTGATCATGGTCGGAGTCGGATTCTGCTTCGACCAGCTCATGCGTTTTATCGATCGCAAGATCTTCCCCTTTAAATACGCATAA
- a CDS encoding phosphate ABC transporter substrate-binding/OmpA family protein, with translation MADQPFGAPPSKGGLTFFAKFLIGLLIIAAVGYAAWKFLPEGGSKQDLRVHLVTYSGMTPGPYFNNGMSPNPDSRYKKDYGLNVKFTVIDVLSDAIQAWKTDQVDVVVLTVDSYPIGLQELLIYKPRIFYLTDKSQGADVIIASPAVKSVADLAGRKVGYVPGSPSQWLLINMLKAANMTLKDVKPIEFVEVPQVFKAFEVGQLDAAVGWSPDDIAARERVPGAHVLKSTKEASEMLFGIMFAKQELIEKRHTDLQHFVEGWMKGAAELNVDPTARSRAARIMTAGYSGTTEEYWLETFGNVRFATYGDNVAFFGLNPSFKGVTAEMVYDEARQAYSEIGLASPNLPSWRNVSDVSLVQAIRLTGAANAAQAPTPFTPPTSDMYTKTAVATKNVRVNFGFNSAVLEPLEALKLKNEYGQIVAMNASSRFRIIGHTDNVGGREYNIDLSRRRAKAIVDFFVQTYGLSRNQFIYDGKGPDQPIATNSTEEGKALNRRAECSLL, from the coding sequence ATGGCCGACCAACCTTTTGGCGCCCCCCCTAGCAAAGGCGGATTGACCTTCTTTGCCAAATTTCTCATTGGCCTGCTGATCATCGCCGCCGTCGGCTACGCCGCCTGGAAATTCCTGCCCGAAGGTGGCAGCAAACAGGATCTGCGCGTCCATCTTGTGACCTACTCCGGCATGACCCCCGGGCCCTATTTCAACAACGGCATGAGCCCCAACCCCGATTCACGCTACAAGAAGGATTACGGGCTGAATGTCAAATTCACCGTCATCGATGTCCTCTCCGACGCCATTCAGGCCTGGAAAACCGACCAGGTCGATGTGGTGGTACTCACCGTCGACTCCTATCCGATCGGCCTGCAGGAGCTGCTCATCTACAAGCCGCGCATTTTCTATCTGACCGACAAATCCCAAGGTGCCGACGTGATCATCGCCTCTCCTGCGGTCAAATCGGTTGCCGATCTCGCCGGCCGCAAGGTGGGCTATGTCCCCGGCTCGCCCTCCCAGTGGCTGCTGATCAATATGCTCAAGGCGGCCAACATGACGCTCAAGGATGTCAAGCCGATCGAATTTGTCGAGGTTCCGCAGGTTTTCAAGGCGTTCGAAGTGGGACAGCTCGACGCCGCCGTGGGCTGGTCTCCCGATGATATCGCCGCGCGCGAACGCGTTCCCGGCGCCCATGTGCTCAAGAGCACCAAGGAGGCTTCGGAGATGCTCTTCGGCATCATGTTCGCCAAGCAAGAGCTGATCGAAAAGCGCCACACCGATCTTCAGCATTTTGTCGAAGGCTGGATGAAGGGGGCCGCTGAACTCAATGTCGATCCCACCGCCCGCAGCCGGGCCGCTAGAATCATGACCGCAGGGTACAGCGGCACGACCGAAGAGTACTGGCTCGAGACCTTCGGCAACGTCCGCTTTGCCACCTACGGGGATAACGTCGCCTTCTTCGGTCTCAATCCATCCTTCAAGGGGGTGACCGCGGAGATGGTCTATGACGAGGCCCGTCAGGCCTACAGCGAGATAGGCCTGGCCTCTCCCAACCTGCCGAGCTGGCGCAACGTCTCCGATGTGAGCCTGGTGCAGGCTATCCGACTCACCGGCGCAGCGAATGCCGCCCAGGCACCGACACCCTTCACCCCCCCGACCTCGGACATGTATACCAAGACCGCAGTGGCCACCAAGAATGTGCGGGTCAATTTCGGTTTCAACTCGGCTGTGCTGGAACCCCTCGAGGCCCTGAAACTGAAAAACGAATACGGCCAGATCGTCGCCATGAATGCGAGTTCGCGTTTTCGCATCATCGGTCACACCGACAATGTCGGCGGCCGTGAATACAACATCGACCTTTCGCGGCGCCGCGCCAAGGCCATCGTCGATTTCTTCGTCCAGACCTATGGCCTGAGCCGCAACCAGTTCATCTATGACGGCAAGGGGCCCGATCAACCCATCGCCACCAATTCAACGGAAGAGGGCAAAGCGCTCAACCGCCGTGCAGAGTGCTCCCTGCTCTAA